CTGCTCGGCGTTGGGGATGACGCGGCCCACCAGAATCAGCCGCTCGTCTTCTACCGGCCGGACCGGGACGGCAACATGGCGATCTTCGGCACCGGCGGTTCCGGCAAGTCGTCGGCCCTGCGCAGCATCGCCGTGGCCGCCGCCGTGACGCCGCGCGGCGGTCCCGTGCACGTCTATGGGATCGACTGCGGCTCCGCCGGTCTGACGATGCTCGAGGTCCTGCCCCACGTCGGCGCCGTCATCGACGGCGACGACGAGGAGCGCGTGGGCCGTCTGCTCCGCTGGCTCCGGGACGTCTCCGAGGAGCGCGCGCGCCGCTACTCCGAGGTCAAGGCGTCCACGATCGTGGAGTACCGGAAGCTCGCTGAACGGCCCGACGAGCCGCGGATCTTCGTCCTGGTGGACGGCATCAGCGCTTTCCGGGACTCCTACGAGTACTCCAGCAGCGCCGGGATCTGGGAGATCTTCCTCCAGCTCGCCACGGACGGACGCCCGCTCGGCATCCACCTGGTGGTGACCGGCGACCGTCCGGGGTCGGTGCCCACCGCTCTGCTGGCCTCGATCCAGAAGCGGCTGATCCTGCGCCTGTCCGCGGTCGACGACTACATCACCCTGGACGCCCCGAAGGACGTCCTCGACGCTTCGTCCCCTCCGGGCCGCGGCATGCTGGACGGCCTCGAAGTGCAGCTGGCCGTGCTGGGCGGCACCCCGAACCTCGCGCTGCAGGCCCGTGGTGTGCAGAAGCTCCGCGAGGCGATGCTCCGCCGCGGCATCCCGCAGGCGCCGGGGATCCAGCGTCTGCCGGAATCGGTCGACCTCGGCATCCTGCCGGTCGCGAGCCCCGGCATGGCGGCCTTCGGCGTCGACAACGAGACCCTCACCCCGGCCCAGGTGCCCACCGAAGGCGCGCTCATGGTGTCCGGCCCTCCTGGCTCGGGCCGCACCACGGCCCTGGTCACCCTGGCGCACGCCTACAAGAAGGCCAACCCCGCCGGCACGGCCGTGTACCTCGGCTCCCGGCGCTCCGCCGTCGGCTCGCTCAAGGTCTGGGACAAGGCGTTCGTGGGGACCGACGACGTCGAGATGGGCGTGGACGAACTGCTTGAGTTCGCGCAGGAACGGCCGGGCCGGGTCGCCTTCTTCATCGAGGGCCTCACCGAGTTCACGGACTCCATGGCGGAGCCGGGGCTGGCCCGTCTGGTCACCGAGTCCGTGAAGTCGGGCCAGTGGGTGGTGGCCGAGTCCGAGACCTCCACCTGGTCCTCCGCCTGGCAGCTGGCACAGCCGTTCAAGTCCGGCCGCCGCGGCCTCCTGCTCAACCCGGGAGACATGGACGGCGACTCGCTCCTGAGCACGAGCCTCGGCCGGATCAAGGACCAGTTCATCCCAGGCCGTGGTTACATCATCGCTCGCGGCAAGGTCCGCAAGGTCCAGGTGGCGCTGCCCCCGGAGGCCTGATCCCGGAGTCGTCTCTCGACAAGATCTCCGATTCTGACCCGGCTTCGTAGGTCCTGCTACCGACACGCCAAGTGTCGGTAGCAGGACATCTGATCGACACCAGAGACCCTATCGATGACGCTGTTCCACCGTTTTCTAGCCCTCTGGAGGCAACGCGAGATGACGACTCGATTCTCCGTCGCCCCTGGACTGCTTTCTTAGGCTGTTGAGCGCGTGCAGCAGTATTGTCCATTCTGTTCTCATCGTCAGGGAGCAGAGTTGAGTAGGTGCTCAATCCTGTGATGCATATTCTGGGGGCTTGATTGACCAAAATTGAAACCATCCAGCGTGAGACAGCCGAGCGCTTCGGTACTCTTTGTATGCCTCCGGATGGGTCTCTCAAGGTCGGTATCGCGAAAAACGTTCTTCAGGGGCTCGTACCTCTCAATGCCCTTCGACACCCGCCACAAGGAGACACGTCAGGCTGGTACATATGGGCCGGGGAGGAACTCTCAGAAGAATCCGACTTCTTCGCGCCTCTCCACTTAGCTCATTTGCACGAATGGTGCCCAGAGATCCTCCCATACCTTGCGCTTCCGCCGGGGTGGCGAATTCTCTTGGCCCCTGGATATGAGGACGTCTGGTTCGATGACACATTGCTGGTCACGTGACCGGGCTCCCTACCGTCCTCATCTGTGAACTTGATCGGGAGCCTCGGTTGATGTCTATGGCGACCCGGGGAGGAACCAACAATGATGCCTGATTCGGGCCATGACATGTCTGGGATCGTCGGACACTTCGAACGCACGCTGGGGCTGATTGAGGAGGTCTGGGCGCTTGATCTCGACGGGCTCAGGCTGCCCTTTCAGATCGCGAGGTTCGCCGGTGGGTCTGACGAGGATTCTGTCGGCTACGCAACGCTGGGATTGAGCAGGCACCTATTGGTGTCCGCGGTCCCCACGCAGACTGTCCGCGAGGAGTTCCTGATGCTAGCCCCCAAGGCGGTGGATTCGAATCTCATTGCAGGGTTGCTCCACCAGGTTGCCTCGCGAGCTCTGGAAGCCCACGATGCATATCGTTACGGTGACGTCCTCGGCCCCGCGAACGCTCTTGTCCCCGGCTCAGACCTGACAGCGTTGTACGTAGCGATGCCGAACTACTTCCCGGATGAATTCGCTACGTTTACCGACGAGGATGGCGACGTCGACATCGCATGGTTGGTGCCGATCACGACAGGAGAAGCGCATTTCGTTCGGAACCACGGCTGGCACAAATTCGAAGACGTCCTCGCCGAGCAGGACCCCGATGTGATCGACTTTCACCGATCAGAGGTGAAGCTGTCACCAGATGCTCCTCGACTGATGTGAAAAACGCGAGCATGTGGTGGTTGCTCATAAGCGTGCTAATGCGAATTCTGAAGCGCTGGTTCTCCGATGCCTGTCTCGGGCTTTGGGTCGAGTTCGCCGACACCTTGAAGATGCTGCGGTCTACGGGTTCGGAGTTGCACCTGAGCTGAGTTGTTTGCAGGGCATCGAGAGCCTTTCGCTGGCCCGACACGGACTGTGTGGCTCTGAAGGGCTACGTGAACCTAATTCTTTGTTCTCCGGCCAGGTTCCTCACTCGTGGCTAGTTTCACCCTCCTCCGATGTCAGCGCCGCGTGGCAGGATGGAGGGGTGAGCGAGAATCCCGTGGCACCCGTGATGAAAGACGACGTCGTGGAGCCTTCCGGCGGCACCCCGGCGGAGGCCCTCCGCGAGGAGTACCAGACCCTGGCCGATGAGGTCCGCCGGTACCGGCACGCCTACTACCAGGAGGACGAGCCCCTCATCAGCGACGCCGAGTTCGACGAGCTCTATCTGCGCCTGGAGCGCTTCGAGGCGCTGCACCCCGAACTGGTGTCGAATGACTCGCCCACGCAGGAAGTGGGCGGGGAGGTGTCCTCGGCGTTCGCCGCCGTCGAGCATCTGAGCCGCATGTACAGCCTGGAGGACGTGTTCTCCCTCGAGGAGCTGACGGCGTGGGTCGAGAAGACGCTTGCCAGCACGCAGACCCTCGGATTGGCGACGCCGCGCTGGCTCACCGAGCTGAAGATCGACGGCCTCGCCGTCAACCTCCTGTACCGGGACGGCAAGCTGGTCCGCGCGGCCACCCGCGGCGACGGCACCACGGGTGAGGACATCACGCACAACGTCCTGACCATCAAGGAGATCCCGCGGGAGCTCTCCGGCACCGGGCACCCGGCCGAGGTGGAGATCCGCGGCGAGGTGTTCATCCCGTCCAAGGCGTTCGAGGAGTACAACGAGATCCTCATCGCGCAGGGCAAGGCGCCGCTGGCCAATCCGCGTAATGCGGCGGCTGGCTCGCTCCGCCAGAAGGACCCCGCCGAGACCGCCAAGCGCCCGCTGTCGATGTACGTGCACGGCATCGGCCGCCACGAAGGGCTGGACCTGGCGTCCCAGTCGGACTTCTACGCCCTCCTCCAGGAATGGGGCCTGCCCACCAGTCCGTACTTCAAGGTGCTGGACACGCTGGAAGAGGTCCTCGCGTTCATCGCCGAGTACGGCGAGAAGCGCCACAGCCTGATCCACGAGATCGACGGCATCGTGGTCAAGGTGGACCAGCTCGCCGTGCAGCGCCAGCTCGGCCACACCTCCCGCGTGCCGCGGTGGGCCGTCGCGTACAAGTACCCGCCCGAGGAAGTGCACACCAAGCTCCTCGACATCCGGGTGAACGTCGGCCGCACGGGCCGCGTCACCCCGTACGGCGTCATGGAACCGGTCAAGGTGGCGGGTTCCACCGTCGAGATGGCCACCCTGCACAACCAGGACGTCGTGAAAGCCAAGGGCGTCCTGATCGGAGACACCGTGGTGCTCCGCAAGGCCGGTGACGTCATCCCGGAGATCGTCGGCCCGGTCCTCGCCCTGCGCGACGGCACCGAGCACGCCTTCGTCATGCCGGAGACCTGCCCGTCCTGTGGCACGCCCCTGGCGCCGGGCAAGGAGGGCGACGTCGACCTCCGCTGCCCCAACGCCCGCTCCTGTCCCGCCCAGCTCCGCCAGCGGGTGGCACATCTGGCCGGGCGCGGAGCCTTCGACATCGAGGCCCTGGGCGACGAAGCCGCGCTCGCGCTGACGGCCGGCCCGGGACCGGACCCTGCCGGCACCGGGGGACTGGTCCAGCCGACCGGGCCTGGCGTTCTGACGGACGAGTCGCGCGTGTTCGACCTCGCCTCAGAGACGGCGGGCGCCGATCTGCGGGCCGCCCTGGGCGAGGTGAAGGTCTGGCGGGAGAAGCGCGTGAAGGGCTCGGGCACTGGCGTCTGGGAGCTGAAGCCGTACTTCTGGACCCAGGGCACGGCCAAGTCGCCGGCCGGTCCGAGCGCCAACACCAAGAAGCTCTTCACCGAGCTGGAGAAGGCCAAGTCGCAGCCGCTCTGGCGCGTGCTCGTGGCACTGTCGATCCGGCACGTCGGGCCGACGGCGAGCCGTGCTCTGGCCACTGCCTTCGGCTCCATGGACGCGATCCGCGAGGCGTCGGAGGAGCAGCTGGCCAATGTGGACGGGGTGGGCCCGACCATCGCCGCCGCGGTCAAGGAGTGGTTCGCCGACGACTGGCATGTGAACATCGTGGACGCCTGGGCCGCTGCCGGGGTGCGGATGGCCGATGAGGTGGATGAGTCCATGCCGAAGACCCTCGAGGGCCTGACCGTGGTGGTCACGGGCACACTGCCCACCCTGAGCCGGGACCAGGCCAAGGAGGCCATCATCATCCGCGGCGGCAAGGCCGCGGGATCGGTCTCGAAGAACACTTCGTACGTGGTGGCCGGAGAGGCCGCGGGCTCCAAGCTGGAGAAGGCCGAGCAGCTGGGTGTCCCCGTCCTGGATGAGGACGGCTTCCGGATCCTCCTGGAGAAGGGCCCCGCGGGCCTGGACGGGGGAGAGGCCGAGGGAGCCGGGGAGACGCCGTCCGCCGAGGAGACGTCGTCCGCTGACCTCCCCGAGGAGTCCGGGGATGAGTGAGCAGCACCTCCCGAGCGGCGTCCCTCACGAGCCGCCGTCCACGCAAGAACTGCTCGCCGTCGCGCGGGAAGCCGCTGCAGCCGGTGCAGCCGTCCTGGCACAGCGGGCCACGCTGAGCCAGGAGGACGTCACCGGCGGCGCGGACAACAAGACCAGCGACAACGACTGGGTCACCGCGTTCGACCGGCAGGCGGAGGATGCCGTGCGGGCTGTCATCACGCGGCACAGGCCCCATGACGTCATCACCGGGGAGGAGCACGGCACCACGGCTCCGGACAGCCCGAGCGGCTACCGCTGGTCCATCGACCCGCTGGATGGCACCACCAACTTCATCCGCAACATCGTGTACTTCGCCACGAGCGTGGCCGTCGCGGCTCCGGACGGGAGCTGGGTCGCCGGTGTGGTCGACGCTCCGGCTTTGCGGCGTGTGTACTGGGCGACCCGAGGCGGGGGAGCGTGGCTCCTGGACGCCGCGAGCGGGAACCCGGAACCGCGTCGGCTCACGGGACCTCCGGAGGGCCACCGCGGCCGCATCCTGGCCAGCGGATTCTCGTACGACGCCGGTGTGCGCGCCGAGCAGGCCGCGTCCCTCCCGCAGCTGATGGACGGTCTCGCTGACCTGCGGCGGCTGGGTTCGGCCGCGCTGGACCTCTGTCTCGTGGCCGACGGGACCCACGACTGCTACGGCGAACGCGGCCTCAACGAGCACGACTGGTCCGCCGGAGCCCTCGTGGCCGAGGAAGCCGGATGCTGGGTGCGGCGTCCCAATCTGCGCAGCCCCCTCGACGGCGGCCCCTCGGATGAGGAGCGGCTCGAAGCCTGGACGTGCGCCGGGGCCCTGGAGGACGCGGCCCGCTTCCCGCTCTAGGCCGGACCACCGCCGTCCGGCCCACGGCCGTCCGGCCCACGGTTCTTTGGTTCACCCCCGGAAATTTCCGTGGGTGAACCGTAGAACCGTGGGTTTTCAGCGACGGACCATGCGCGCTTCCGTGATCCCGCCGAAGTCCTCCAGCACGTCTTCCGTGCCATCCAGGACGAAGCCGTTCCGGCGGTAGAACGCCTGGGCGCGAGGGTTGTCCTTCGCCACCCACAGGAAGGCCGGGCCGGCCGGGAGCACGGCGTCGAACAGGGCCTGACCTGCGCCGCTGCCGTGGAAATCCTGCCGCAGGTACAGCATCGAGAGGTTCTGGCCGAGGGAAGCCTCCTCGGGGTCGAGGGGTGCGCCCCCGCCCGCGAACCCGACCACCTCGCCGGCCGCCTCGGCCACCCTGATGGTCTGGCTCGGCTTGGTCTGGGCCGACTGGGAGGGCTGCGCCGACTGCTGCGCTTCGGTCGGCGACGCGGTCAGCATCGCCCAGAGCCGGCGTCGGCTCTCGAGACGTTCCTCCGTGAAGAACTCTTCGGGCAGCAGGTGCCCGTAGGCCTCGCGCCAGCAGCGCACATGAAGGACGGCGAGGCTTTCGACGTCGGACGGCAGGGGCGGACGGAGTGTGAAACTGGGCACCATTGGCCCATCCTAGCCACGGTTGTCAAGCGAGCACTTCATGAAACGACTACCATTGATGGGTGCCATCCGAGATTCTGATCCGCCCCGCCCTGCCCGCCGACTACCCGGAGATCGCCCGGATCACGGTGGACGCCTACCTCGCAGCGGGGTACTTCACGGATCCCGAGTTCCCCTACCTCCAGCACATCCGCAAGGTCGCGGAGCGTGCCGAGGTGGCCGAGATCTGGGTGGCGGAACGCGACGGCGCCGTGATCGGCTCGGTCACGCTGGCGGTCGAGGGCGAAGCGTGGTCGGACATCGCCCGCGCGGGTGAGCTCGAATTCCGTCTCCTGGTCGTGGACCCTGGCGTGCAGCGCAGCGGCGCCGGCCGGGCCATGGTCGAGGCCATCCTCGCCGAGGCGCGACGCCGGCCCGGCATCTCCGCGGTCTCCCTCACCACGGGCGAGAGCTGGGAGAGCGCGCACGGCCTGTACCGCTCGATGGGCTTCGAACGCGTCCCCGAGCGTGACTGGTGGACCCCCAACAAGGAAGCCCGCCTGCTCGTCTACCGCCTGGACGTCGCCTGAGCGACGCTCACGCCCGCCGCGCGTAGCGGTGCTCCGGCCGCCCCGTGGTGCCGTAGCGCAGCTGGATCTCGACGGCGCCGTCGTCGGCCAGCGAGGACAGGTACCGCTGCGCCGTGGCGCGGGACACCCCGACCCGCTCCGCGACCTCCAGCGCCGAGAGCGCCTCCCCGGCAGGTCCTCCCACGACGCCGCCGAGTGCCTCGAGGATGGACTGTTCGGTGGCGCTGCGGGTCCTTGCCGGTGAGGACACCGCCGGCCCGTCCGAGCTGAGCAGCGCCCGTCGGGCCCGCTCCACGGCCTCCTGATCCAGGCCAGTCGTCTTCTCCAGCAGCCGCCGGTAGCGCGCGTAGGACCGGAGACGCTGCGCGAGTTCCTCCCCGCCGAACGGTTTGAGCAGATACGCCAGGGCCCCGCGTCGGAAAGCCATCCGCAGAGAAAAGGCGTCGGCCGCGGCGCTGAGCATCATGACGTCGCAGTCCAGCTGGCGCAGCACGTCGAGCCCCGAGCCGTCCGGCAGATAGACGTCCAGCAGCACGAGGTCCGGTCTCAGCGAGTGGAACGCCTGCAGGGCCTGCTGCGCATTGCCGGCGTGGCCCACCACCGAGAACCCGGGCACGGCCTGGACGTAGTTGGAGTGCAGCGTGGCGACGTGGAAGTCGTCATCGACGATCAGCACGGTGAAATCGTGACTCATGCGTCCTCCCCGGACGTGGTGGTGAACATCATGGCGGTCGGCAGGCGGACGGCGAAGACTGCGCCGGAGCCGGTGCCGTCCTCGCCGGACCCCGGCCCTCCGGCGGCGAGGAGCTTCACCTCGCCGCCCCGGCGCTGCGCGAGTTCCAGCGCCAGTTTCAGGCCCAGTCCGTGCCCCGGGACGCGGGAGGCGGTGTAGCCCTTCTCGAAGAGCCGGTCGGGTTCGGCCACCCCGTCCCCGGAATCGGCGACCACGGCGTGCAGCGTCCCCAGCCGGGGAGAACCGTCGAGAGGTTCCGGGCCAGGCTCGTCGAGGAGGTCCACACGCACCCAGCGCTCGCCGTCGGCGCCGTCCTCGCCGTCCTCGCTGACACGGGTCCCGGACACCGCCGCGTTGATGGCGTTGTCGATGAGGTTTCCGAGCACCGTGGTGACATCGTGCGGTGCTTTGACCGAACCCCGGATGAAGGTGTCCTCGCCGACCCGCAGCGTCACACCGCGCTCGCGGGCCCGGATGCCCTTCGCCCCGATGAACGCCTGCAGGTACGGCTCGGGCAGGCGTTCCAGGCCTTCGACCGGGAATTCCAGGGGACCGGTCTCCACGAGACGGTGGGCGTACTCGGCGGCCCGTGCGGTGTCGCCGAGGTCGAGGAGGCCGGAGATGGTGTGCAACTGGTTGGCGAACTCATGGCGTTGCGCGCGGAGGGCGGAGCTCATGGTGCTGACCGACTCCAACTGGCGCGTGAGCTGGGCCAGCTCCGTGCGGTCCCGGAGGAAGACCACCCAGCCCAGGTCCTCGCCGTCGTGCACCGCCTTCCGGGCGGTGGCGAGCAGGACCCGCGCGCCGACCACGAGTTCCAGGACATCGTCTTCGGCGGCTTCCTGCCGCGTCAGATCCCGCAGCGGTTCGGGCACGGGGGCGTCGGCCCAGGGGGTGCCCTGCAGATCGGGAAGTCCGAGCAGCTCCTGCGCCGTCGCATTGACCACGGTCACCCGGCCGCTCGTGGACACGCCGATCACGCCTTCATGCGTGGTCTCCAGCACCGCGACCTGGTCCTGGACCAGGGTGGTCAGCTCCTCCGGCTCCATGCCGAGGGTGAGCCGCCGCAGCCGCTTGCGCAGCAGCATCGAGGCGCCCACTCCCGCGGCGAGGGCGCCGCACGCGGTCACGATCACCGGTCCGGAAGCTCCGAGCAGCGCGCTGCCCAGCGGTTCCCGGGCGAAGCCGACGCTCACCACGCCGACGACGGCGGCGGCCCCGCCCGCCGTCGTGTCCGGAGCGTAGACGG
The nucleotide sequence above comes from Arthrobacter woluwensis. Encoded proteins:
- a CDS encoding immunity protein Imm33 domain-containing protein, with the protein product MTKIETIQRETAERFGTLCMPPDGSLKVGIAKNVLQGLVPLNALRHPPQGDTSGWYIWAGEELSEESDFFAPLHLAHLHEWCPEILPYLALPPGWRILLAPGYEDVWFDDTLLVT
- a CDS encoding suppressor of fused domain protein is translated as MMPDSGHDMSGIVGHFERTLGLIEEVWALDLDGLRLPFQIARFAGGSDEDSVGYATLGLSRHLLVSAVPTQTVREEFLMLAPKAVDSNLIAGLLHQVASRALEAHDAYRYGDVLGPANALVPGSDLTALYVAMPNYFPDEFATFTDEDGDVDIAWLVPITTGEAHFVRNHGWHKFEDVLAEQDPDVIDFHRSEVKLSPDAPRLM
- the ligA gene encoding NAD-dependent DNA ligase LigA, whose translation is MKDDVVEPSGGTPAEALREEYQTLADEVRRYRHAYYQEDEPLISDAEFDELYLRLERFEALHPELVSNDSPTQEVGGEVSSAFAAVEHLSRMYSLEDVFSLEELTAWVEKTLASTQTLGLATPRWLTELKIDGLAVNLLYRDGKLVRAATRGDGTTGEDITHNVLTIKEIPRELSGTGHPAEVEIRGEVFIPSKAFEEYNEILIAQGKAPLANPRNAAAGSLRQKDPAETAKRPLSMYVHGIGRHEGLDLASQSDFYALLQEWGLPTSPYFKVLDTLEEVLAFIAEYGEKRHSLIHEIDGIVVKVDQLAVQRQLGHTSRVPRWAVAYKYPPEEVHTKLLDIRVNVGRTGRVTPYGVMEPVKVAGSTVEMATLHNQDVVKAKGVLIGDTVVLRKAGDVIPEIVGPVLALRDGTEHAFVMPETCPSCGTPLAPGKEGDVDLRCPNARSCPAQLRQRVAHLAGRGAFDIEALGDEAALALTAGPGPDPAGTGGLVQPTGPGVLTDESRVFDLASETAGADLRAALGEVKVWREKRVKGSGTGVWELKPYFWTQGTAKSPAGPSANTKKLFTELEKAKSQPLWRVLVALSIRHVGPTASRALATAFGSMDAIREASEEQLANVDGVGPTIAAAVKEWFADDWHVNIVDAWAAAGVRMADEVDESMPKTLEGLTVVVTGTLPTLSRDQAKEAIIIRGGKAAGSVSKNTSYVVAGEAAGSKLEKAEQLGVPVLDEDGFRILLEKGPAGLDGGEAEGAGETPSAEETSSADLPEESGDE
- a CDS encoding inositol monophosphatase family protein translates to MSEQHLPSGVPHEPPSTQELLAVAREAAAAGAAVLAQRATLSQEDVTGGADNKTSDNDWVTAFDRQAEDAVRAVITRHRPHDVITGEEHGTTAPDSPSGYRWSIDPLDGTTNFIRNIVYFATSVAVAAPDGSWVAGVVDAPALRRVYWATRGGGAWLLDAASGNPEPRRLTGPPEGHRGRILASGFSYDAGVRAEQAASLPQLMDGLADLRRLGSAALDLCLVADGTHDCYGERGLNEHDWSAGALVAEEAGCWVRRPNLRSPLDGGPSDEERLEAWTCAGALEDAARFPL
- a CDS encoding GNAT family N-acetyltransferase — protein: MVPSFTLRPPLPSDVESLAVLHVRCWREAYGHLLPEEFFTEERLESRRRLWAMLTASPTEAQQSAQPSQSAQTKPSQTIRVAEAAGEVVGFAGGGAPLDPEEASLGQNLSMLYLRQDFHGSGAGQALFDAVLPAGPAFLWVAKDNPRAQAFYRRNGFVLDGTEDVLEDFGGITEARMVRR
- a CDS encoding GNAT family N-acetyltransferase, whose protein sequence is MPSEILIRPALPADYPEIARITVDAYLAAGYFTDPEFPYLQHIRKVAERAEVAEIWVAERDGAVIGSVTLAVEGEAWSDIARAGELEFRLLVVDPGVQRSGAGRAMVEAILAEARRRPGISAVSLTTGESWESAHGLYRSMGFERVPERDWWTPNKEARLLVYRLDVA
- a CDS encoding response regulator, yielding MSHDFTVLIVDDDFHVATLHSNYVQAVPGFSVVGHAGNAQQALQAFHSLRPDLVLLDVYLPDGSGLDVLRQLDCDVMMLSAAADAFSLRMAFRRGALAYLLKPFGGEELAQRLRSYARYRRLLEKTTGLDQEAVERARRALLSSDGPAVSSPARTRSATEQSILEALGGVVGGPAGEALSALEVAERVGVSRATAQRYLSSLADDGAVEIQLRYGTTGRPEHRYARRA
- a CDS encoding sensor histidine kinase, with protein sequence MRTLKFSTQTLLLQIAVVLLTVLLFALAFGTIMVERITQEAEQRALTLARTIASQPQVRQEVARISAATGTPPSTVLDRGPLESIAESARQRTSALFVVITDETGVRLAHPDPQRLAEKVSTDPSEALAGKEVVTRNTGTLGPSAGAKVPVYAPDTTAGGAAAVVGVVSVGFAREPLGSALLGASGPVIVTACGALAAGVGASMLLRKRLRRLTLGMEPEELTTLVQDQVAVLETTHEGVIGVSTSGRVTVVNATAQELLGLPDLQGTPWADAPVPEPLRDLTRQEAAEDDVLELVVGARVLLATARKAVHDGEDLGWVVFLRDRTELAQLTRQLESVSTMSSALRAQRHEFANQLHTISGLLDLGDTARAAEYAHRLVETGPLEFPVEGLERLPEPYLQAFIGAKGIRARERGVTLRVGEDTFIRGSVKAPHDVTTVLGNLIDNAINAAVSGTRVSEDGEDGADGERWVRVDLLDEPGPEPLDGSPRLGTLHAVVADSGDGVAEPDRLFEKGYTASRVPGHGLGLKLALELAQRRGGEVKLLAAGGPGSGEDGTGSGAVFAVRLPTAMMFTTTSGEDA